In the genome of cyanobacterium endosymbiont of Braarudosphaera bigelowii, one region contains:
- the galE gene encoding UDP-glucose 4-epimerase GalE, whose protein sequence is MNNKSTILVTGGAGYIGSHVALLLKKEGYEVLVLDNLSFGHPEIVRDILDVELIVGDTNNRFLLDQIFTTRNISAVMHFAAFLSVGESVHNPAVYYKNNVVGTLTLLEAMVAANVNKLIFSSTCSIYGISNDIPITEKHPNNPLNPYASSKYMVEQILKDFDQAYSLKSVIFRYFNAAGADPSGNLGEDHTPEVHLIPLALLTALKKRDHLVIFGTDYDTPDGTAIRDYIHVSDLATAHILGLKYLFSGGNSDMFNLGNGDGFSVREVINVVKKVTNVDFSVKEGIRRPGDAPILVGSGGKIQSKLSWKPEYTNLETIVDHAWKWHNKRHGIK, encoded by the coding sequence TTGAATAATAAATCTACGATTTTAGTTACAGGGGGAGCCGGATACATTGGTTCCCATGTAGCTTTATTACTTAAAAAAGAAGGATATGAAGTTCTTGTTCTTGATAATCTTTCTTTCGGTCATCCTGAAATTGTTAGAGACATTTTAGATGTTGAGTTAATTGTTGGAGATACTAATAATCGCTTTCTATTAGATCAAATATTTACGACAAGAAACATTTCTGCTGTAATGCATTTTGCTGCTTTTCTTTCAGTGGGAGAATCAGTTCATAATCCAGCTGTATATTATAAAAATAATGTAGTAGGAACCTTAACTCTTTTAGAAGCGATGGTTGCTGCTAATGTTAATAAACTGATTTTTTCTTCTACTTGTTCTATTTATGGGATTTCTAATGATATTCCCATAACAGAAAAACACCCTAATAATCCTTTAAATCCATATGCCTCTAGCAAATATATGGTTGAACAAATTTTAAAAGATTTTGATCAAGCTTATAGTTTAAAATCCGTCATTTTTCGATATTTTAATGCAGCAGGAGCTGATCCTTCTGGTAATTTAGGGGAAGACCATACACCTGAAGTTCATCTAATTCCTTTAGCATTACTTACAGCTTTAAAAAAGAGAGACCATCTTGTTATTTTTGGTACAGATTATGATACTCCTGATGGTACTGCGATTAGAGACTACATTCATGTTAGCGATTTAGCAACAGCTCATATCCTAGGTTTAAAATATCTTTTTAGTGGAGGGAACAGTGATATGTTTAATTTAGGAAATGGTGATGGATTTTCTGTACGAGAAGTAATTAATGTAGTGAAAAAAGTTACGAATGTAGATTTCTCAGTTAAAGAAGGTATTCGTCGTCCAGGAGATGCGCCAATCTTAGTAGGAAGTGGAGGAAAAATTCAATCTAAGCTAAGTTGGAAGCCTGAATATACTAATTTAGAAACCATAGTTGATCATGCCTGGAAATGGCATAATAAGAGACACGGAATAAAATAA
- the acsF gene encoding magnesium-protoporphyrin IX monomethyl ester (oxidative) cyclase yields the protein MVNTLQKPELKELHPNIKSPDKETLLTPRFYTTDFEALAKMDISINEEELKAILEEFRTDYNRYHFIRREEFSQTWDHFDENTRKLFVEFLERSCTAEFSGFLLYKELGRRLKDKNPILAECFLLMSRDEARHAGFLNKALSDFNMTLDLGFLTKSRSYTFFQPKFIFYATYLSEKIGYWRYITIYRHLENNPENKIYPIFNFFENWCQDENRHGDFFDAIMKANPEILNNWKARLWCRFFLLSVFATMYFNDVQRSDFYSAIGLNARDYDKYVIEKTNEIAGRVFPVILNLKDPRFYQGLEICVSNNAKLREINFSKQPYIIKSLRKLPALISNVTQLLKLYLIKPISTEHLQGTIQ from the coding sequence ATGGTAAATACTCTTCAAAAGCCTGAACTCAAAGAACTACATCCAAACATTAAATCTCCAGATAAAGAGACTCTTTTAACTCCTCGTTTTTATACGACTGATTTTGAAGCGTTAGCAAAAATGGATATTTCAATTAATGAAGAAGAATTGAAAGCTATTCTCGAAGAGTTCCGTACAGATTACAATCGTTATCATTTTATTCGACGCGAAGAGTTTTCTCAAACATGGGATCATTTTGACGAAAATACTCGTAAGTTATTTGTTGAATTTTTAGAACGTTCATGTACAGCTGAGTTTTCAGGTTTTCTACTTTATAAAGAACTGGGAAGACGCCTAAAAGACAAAAATCCTATTCTTGCAGAATGTTTTCTATTGATGTCTCGAGATGAGGCACGCCATGCTGGATTTTTGAATAAAGCTTTGTCAGATTTTAATATGACTTTAGATTTAGGATTTTTAACTAAAAGTCGTAGTTATACCTTTTTTCAACCTAAGTTTATTTTTTATGCAACTTATTTATCAGAAAAAATTGGTTATTGGCGTTATATTACAATTTATCGACATCTAGAAAATAATCCTGAAAATAAGATATATCCTATTTTTAATTTCTTTGAAAACTGGTGCCAAGATGAGAACCGTCATGGAGATTTTTTTGATGCAATTATGAAGGCAAATCCTGAAATATTAAATAATTGGAAGGCTCGCCTGTGGTGTCGCTTTTTCTTATTATCAGTATTTGCAACGATGTATTTTAATGATGTCCAAAGAAGTGATTTTTACTCAGCTATTGGCCTCAATGCTAGAGACTATGATAAGTATGTTATCGAAAAAACTAATGAAATAGCTGGACGAGTTTTTCCAGTAATATTAAATCTTAAAGATCCTAGATTCTATCAAGGCTTAGAGATATGTGTGAGTAATAATGCTAAGTTAAGAGAAATAAATTTTTCTAAACAACCCTATATTATAAAATCTTTAAGAAAATTACCAGCACTTATATCTAATGTAACTCAACTTCTGAAGTTATATTTGATAAAGCCGATTAGCACCGAACATTTGCAAGGAACTATACAGTAA
- a CDS encoding cofactor assembly of complex C subunit B produces the protein MSSNFNQSLRLIPIFSGALGSILLVINRFTITHLTDSQARSDVVGIILSGVLVLVGLLWQQIQPRSANAVTLIGEEKIEFNSYLDEETKLDLAWASHLILNNTVTKSVIIYYKKDILLRRGILGENDKVNPGKILNKVFEKQKAIYLVNLDLYPGRIEFDYLPINTQGVICQPLGKNGVMILGTNVSRSYTKQDENWIEGIADKITLTLQKN, from the coding sequence ATGAGCTCAAACTTTAATCAAAGTCTGCGACTAATCCCTATATTTTCAGGTGCCCTAGGTAGCATATTACTAGTAATTAATCGCTTCACAATAACACATTTAACTGATTCCCAAGCAAGATCTGATGTTGTAGGAATTATTCTCAGCGGGGTATTAGTTCTTGTTGGATTGCTTTGGCAGCAAATTCAACCAAGATCAGCGAATGCTGTTACTCTTATCGGAGAAGAGAAAATTGAGTTTAATAGTTATTTAGATGAAGAAACTAAGCTAGATTTAGCTTGGGCATCTCACCTAATATTGAATAATACTGTTACTAAATCTGTGATTATTTATTACAAAAAAGATATCTTACTTCGCCGAGGAATTTTGGGTGAAAATGATAAAGTTAACCCAGGTAAGATATTAAACAAAGTTTTTGAAAAACAAAAGGCAATTTATTTAGTTAATCTTGATTTATATCCAGGAAGAATTGAATTCGATTATTTACCAATAAACACACAAGGTGTCATTTGCCAACCATTAGGAAAAAATGGAGTAATGATTCTTGGTACTAACGTTTCCCGTAGTTATACTAAACAAGATGAAAACTGGATCGAAGGTATCGCTGATAAAATAACTTTAACCTTGCAAAAAAACTAG